In Acaryochloris marina S15, a single genomic region encodes these proteins:
- a CDS encoding PEP-CTERM sorting domain-containing protein, giving the protein MKNSKFLTIAACAYASCTLVLSFISPATAASLTYNFRQDGFDEGAYTEGFFIADDLDGDGQVAYFRGSQNFREISDFRVTFSGNRLTPPTTYGFGDLFGLVYDLDGGPLGDGNTRFREGISTLRPTTGLFGPRYVTGPGAFSNIQLRGGVRVCDGSPGSLCGLFNGSSSPEFVTVPEPSTFLGSIITIGLGIFAKRKWSHLVRQNKSKCTL; this is encoded by the coding sequence ATGAAGAACTCAAAGTTTTTGACAATAGCAGCCTGTGCATATGCCTCATGCACCTTGGTTCTGAGCTTTATATCCCCAGCAACAGCAGCCTCCCTAACCTATAACTTCAGACAAGATGGTTTTGATGAAGGCGCTTACACTGAAGGTTTTTTCATCGCCGATGACCTTGATGGCGATGGTCAAGTTGCGTATTTTAGAGGCTCCCAAAACTTCCGTGAAATTTCGGACTTCAGGGTCACTTTTTCTGGGAATCGGTTAACACCACCGACAACTTATGGATTTGGAGACTTATTTGGTCTTGTCTATGACTTAGATGGTGGTCCCTTGGGCGATGGCAATACTAGGTTCAGGGAAGGAATTAGTACTTTAAGGCCCACTACCGGCTTATTTGGCCCGCGTTACGTTACGGGTCCTGGTGCCTTCAGCAACATTCAACTTCGCGGAGGCGTACGAGTCTGTGATGGTTCTCCTGGTTCACTGTGCGGATTGTTTAACGGTTCTAGTTCTCCTGAGTTCGTGACTGTTCCTGAGCCTAGTACTTTCTTGGGCAGCATTATAACCATCGGTCTTGGTATCTTCGCCAAAAGAAAATGGTCACATCTTGTCCGTCAGAATAAATCCAAGTGCACTTTGTAG
- a CDS encoding helix-turn-helix transcriptional regulator, whose translation MKQLRAHLGLSQVQIAKNLSISVRQWSGCECGDYLLNIDFLILLNTYYQVSIDWLLTGKGNMFMDDTSETEQKITSQELAEELKVLITRLEE comes from the coding sequence ATGAAGCAGCTACGTGCTCATCTGGGGTTATCCCAAGTTCAAATTGCCAAAAATCTTTCTATCTCGGTCAGACAGTGGTCAGGCTGTGAGTGTGGTGATTATTTACTCAATATTGATTTTCTAATTTTGCTCAATACCTATTATCAGGTATCTATCGATTGGCTATTGACAGGCAAAGGCAATATGTTTATGGATGATACTAGTGAAACTGAGCAAAAGATTACTAGCCAAGAATTAGCTGAAGAGCTAAAAGTTTTGATCACTCGCTTAGAAGAGTAA
- a CDS encoding DUF3474 domain-containing protein has translation MQNSTGVETKGPAVSRSRELPFTLQEVKAAIPPHCFEPSAWRSLSYFFLDIGIIAGLYAIAHQINALWFWPIFWLAQGTMFWALFVVGHDCGHRSFSKHRRLNDLIGHLSHTPILVPFHGWRISHRTHHANTGNIETDESWYPPTETQYREMPKDVKFVRYYLTLLAYPIYLFKRSPGRKGSHFLPSSPLFKPSEKWDVITSTVLWGAMIAFLAVLTYTNGWLFLVKYYLVPYIVFIVWLDVVTLLHHTVPSVPWYPNDNWYFLKGALSTIDHDYGFINPIHHNIGTHVAHHIFLGMPHYHLLTATKAIKPLLGEYYQKSPDPIWKSLWIALRDCRYVPDHGEKVYYQSDSKS, from the coding sequence GTGCAAAACTCTACTGGTGTTGAAACCAAAGGCCCCGCCGTCTCTAGGTCTAGAGAATTACCCTTTACCCTTCAAGAGGTAAAGGCAGCCATTCCCCCTCATTGCTTTGAGCCTTCAGCCTGGCGATCTCTTTCATATTTCTTTTTAGATATCGGTATTATCGCTGGTTTATACGCCATTGCCCATCAAATTAATGCCCTATGGTTCTGGCCCATCTTTTGGTTAGCTCAAGGCACAATGTTTTGGGCGTTATTTGTTGTGGGACACGACTGTGGTCATCGTTCTTTTTCCAAACACAGGCGGCTGAACGATTTGATCGGACATCTCAGCCATACGCCAATTTTGGTGCCTTTTCATGGTTGGCGCATTAGTCACCGTACCCACCATGCCAATACAGGCAATATCGAAACGGATGAAAGTTGGTACCCTCCCACGGAAACTCAATATCGAGAGATGCCGAAGGATGTCAAATTTGTCCGTTACTATTTGACCCTACTGGCCTATCCCATCTATCTATTCAAGCGGTCACCTGGACGCAAGGGATCTCATTTCCTGCCTAGTAGCCCCTTATTCAAGCCTTCCGAGAAATGGGATGTCATCACCAGTACGGTCTTATGGGGAGCAATGATCGCTTTTTTAGCAGTTCTCACTTACACCAATGGCTGGTTATTCCTAGTCAAGTATTATCTCGTTCCCTATATTGTTTTCATTGTTTGGCTAGACGTCGTTACTTTGTTGCACCATACCGTCCCGAGTGTACCTTGGTACCCCAATGACAATTGGTATTTTCTCAAGGGTGCACTCTCTACCATCGACCATGACTATGGGTTTATCAATCCCATCCATCACAATATTGGCACTCATGTCGCCCACCATATTTTCTTAGGCATGCCTCACTATCATTTGCTGACGGCAACCAAAGCCATTAAGCCGCTCTTAGGTGAGTACTATCAGAAGTCTCCAGATCCCATTTGGAAGAGTTTATGGATTGCCTTGAGAGATTGCCGATACGTTCCTGATCATGGAGAGAAAGTTTACTACCAATCTGACTCCAAATCCTAA